From Zalophus californianus isolate mZalCal1 chromosome 16, mZalCal1.pri.v2, whole genome shotgun sequence, one genomic window encodes:
- the LOC113939250 gene encoding 2',3'-cyclic-nucleotide 3'-phosphodiesterase isoform X1: MNRSFSRKSHTFLPKIFFRKMSSSGAKDKPELQFPFLQDEETVATLQECKTLFILRGLPGSGKSTLARVIVDRYRDGTKMVSADAYKITPGGRGDFSEEYKRLDEDLAAYCRRDVRVLVLDDTNHERERLEQLFELADQYQYQVVLVEPKTAWRLDCAQLKEKNQWQLSADELKKLKPALEKDFLPLYFGWFLTKKSSESLRKAGQAFLEELSNHKAFKKELRHFVSGDEPREKIELVTYFGKRPPGVLHCTTKFCDYGKAAGADEYAQQDVVKKSYCKAFTLTVTALFVTPKTTGARVELSDQELPLWPNDVDKLSPSDSLPRGSRAHITLGCAGDVEPVQTGIDLLEIVRQEKGGSRGEEVGELSRGKLYSLGNGRWLLSLAKKLEVRAIFTGYYGKGKPVPTHGSRKGGALQSCTII; the protein is encoded by the exons ATG AACAGAAGCTTCTCCCGGAAGAGCCACACGTTCCTGCCCAAGATCTTCTTCCGCAAAATGTCCTCCTCAGGGGCCAAGGACAAGCCTGAGCTGCAGTTTCCTTTCCTGCAGGATGAGGAGACCGTGGCCACGCTGCAGGAGTGCAAGACCCTCTTCATCCTGCGCGGCCTGCCCGGGAGCGGCAAGTCCACCCTGGCGCGGGTCATCGTGGACAGGTACCGGGACGGCACCAAGATGGTGTCTGCCGACGCCTACAAGATTACCCCCGGGGGCCGAGGAGACTTCTCTGAGGAGTACAAGCGGCTGGACGAGGACCTGGCTGCCTACTGCCGCCGGGACGTGCGCGTCCTGGTGCTGGATGACACCAACCACGAGCGGGAGCGGCTGGAGCAGCTCTTTGAATTGGCCGACCAGTACCAGTATCAGGTGGTGCTGGTGGAGCCCAAGACGGCGTGGCGGCTGGACTGCGCCCAGCTCAAGGAGAAGAACCAGTGGCAGCTGTCGGCCGACGAGCTCAAGAAGCTGAAGCCGGCGCTGGAGAAGGACTTCCTGCCGCTCTACTTTGGCTGGTTCCTGACCAAGAAGAGTTCCGAGAGCCTCCGCAAAGCCGGCCAGGCCTTCCTGGAGGAGCTGAGCAACCACAAGGCCTTCAAGAAGGAGCTGCGACACT TTGTCTCTGGGGATGAGCCCAGGGAGAAGATCGAACTGGTCACCTACTTTGGGAAGAGACCCCCAGGCGTGCTGCACTGCACAACCAAGTTCTGTGACTACGGGAAGGCTGCGGGGGCAGACGAGTATGCCCAGCAGGAT GTGGTGAAGAAGTCTTACTGCAAGGCCTTCACACTGACTGTCACCGCCCTCTTCGTGACGCCCAAAACTACGGGAGCCCGGGTGGAGCTGAGCGACCAGGAGCTGCCGTTGTGGCCAAATGACGTGGACAAGCTGTCCCCCTCCGACAGCCTGCCCCGGGGGAGCCGGGCTCACATCACCCTCGGCTGCGCGGGTGACGTGGAGCCCGTGCAGACGGGCATTGACCTCCTGGAGATTGTGCGGCAGGAGAAGGGGGGCAGCCGAGGCGAGGAGGTGGGTGAGCTCAGCCGGGGCAAACTCTACTCCTTGGGCAATGGGCGTTGGCTGCTGAGCCTGGCCAAGAAGCTGGAGGTCAGGGCCATCTTCACGGGATACTACGGGAAGGGCAAACCTGTGCCCACACACGGCAGCCGCAAGGGGGGCGCCTTGCAGTCCTGCACCATCATCTGA
- the LOC113939250 gene encoding 2',3'-cyclic-nucleotide 3'-phosphodiesterase isoform X2, which yields MSSSGAKDKPELQFPFLQDEETVATLQECKTLFILRGLPGSGKSTLARVIVDRYRDGTKMVSADAYKITPGGRGDFSEEYKRLDEDLAAYCRRDVRVLVLDDTNHERERLEQLFELADQYQYQVVLVEPKTAWRLDCAQLKEKNQWQLSADELKKLKPALEKDFLPLYFGWFLTKKSSESLRKAGQAFLEELSNHKAFKKELRHFVSGDEPREKIELVTYFGKRPPGVLHCTTKFCDYGKAAGADEYAQQDVVKKSYCKAFTLTVTALFVTPKTTGARVELSDQELPLWPNDVDKLSPSDSLPRGSRAHITLGCAGDVEPVQTGIDLLEIVRQEKGGSRGEEVGELSRGKLYSLGNGRWLLSLAKKLEVRAIFTGYYGKGKPVPTHGSRKGGALQSCTII from the exons ATGTCCTCCTCAGGGGCCAAGGACAAGCCTGAGCTGCAGTTTCCTTTCCTGCAGGATGAGGAGACCGTGGCCACGCTGCAGGAGTGCAAGACCCTCTTCATCCTGCGCGGCCTGCCCGGGAGCGGCAAGTCCACCCTGGCGCGGGTCATCGTGGACAGGTACCGGGACGGCACCAAGATGGTGTCTGCCGACGCCTACAAGATTACCCCCGGGGGCCGAGGAGACTTCTCTGAGGAGTACAAGCGGCTGGACGAGGACCTGGCTGCCTACTGCCGCCGGGACGTGCGCGTCCTGGTGCTGGATGACACCAACCACGAGCGGGAGCGGCTGGAGCAGCTCTTTGAATTGGCCGACCAGTACCAGTATCAGGTGGTGCTGGTGGAGCCCAAGACGGCGTGGCGGCTGGACTGCGCCCAGCTCAAGGAGAAGAACCAGTGGCAGCTGTCGGCCGACGAGCTCAAGAAGCTGAAGCCGGCGCTGGAGAAGGACTTCCTGCCGCTCTACTTTGGCTGGTTCCTGACCAAGAAGAGTTCCGAGAGCCTCCGCAAAGCCGGCCAGGCCTTCCTGGAGGAGCTGAGCAACCACAAGGCCTTCAAGAAGGAGCTGCGACACT TTGTCTCTGGGGATGAGCCCAGGGAGAAGATCGAACTGGTCACCTACTTTGGGAAGAGACCCCCAGGCGTGCTGCACTGCACAACCAAGTTCTGTGACTACGGGAAGGCTGCGGGGGCAGACGAGTATGCCCAGCAGGAT GTGGTGAAGAAGTCTTACTGCAAGGCCTTCACACTGACTGTCACCGCCCTCTTCGTGACGCCCAAAACTACGGGAGCCCGGGTGGAGCTGAGCGACCAGGAGCTGCCGTTGTGGCCAAATGACGTGGACAAGCTGTCCCCCTCCGACAGCCTGCCCCGGGGGAGCCGGGCTCACATCACCCTCGGCTGCGCGGGTGACGTGGAGCCCGTGCAGACGGGCATTGACCTCCTGGAGATTGTGCGGCAGGAGAAGGGGGGCAGCCGAGGCGAGGAGGTGGGTGAGCTCAGCCGGGGCAAACTCTACTCCTTGGGCAATGGGCGTTGGCTGCTGAGCCTGGCCAAGAAGCTGGAGGTCAGGGCCATCTTCACGGGATACTACGGGAAGGGCAAACCTGTGCCCACACACGGCAGCCGCAAGGGGGGCGCCTTGCAGTCCTGCACCATCATCTGA